Proteins co-encoded in one Bacillus sp. FSL H8-0547 genomic window:
- a CDS encoding CxxH/CxxC protein yields MKCCEEHIELAIDMYVDEHEIAPEIEKIREINKLSTPCELCTNPAVYIVGN; encoded by the coding sequence ATGAAATGCTGCGAAGAACACATTGAATTAGCGATAGATATGTATGTAGACGAGCACGAAATCGCGCCAGAAATCGAAAAAATCAGAGAAATCAACAAGTTATCCACACCCTGTGAATTGTGCACAAACCCTGCTGTATATATAGTGGGGAACTAA
- the rlmH gene encoding 23S rRNA (pseudouridine(1915)-N(3))-methyltransferase RlmH has protein sequence MNITICTIGKLKEKYLKQGIDEFLKRLTPYAKVDIIELPDEKAPENLSESEMEMVKQKEGERLLSKISDDTHVIALAIKGKMKSSEELAADLDRLATYGKSKVAFVIGGSLGLSDDVLKRANDTLSFSKMTFPHQLMRLILVEQVYRAFRINRGEPYHK, from the coding sequence GTGAACATCACAATTTGCACAATCGGCAAGCTAAAAGAAAAATACCTGAAACAAGGAATCGACGAATTCCTCAAGCGACTAACACCATACGCCAAAGTCGATATCATTGAACTCCCGGACGAAAAAGCACCCGAAAACCTCAGCGAATCCGAAATGGAAATGGTGAAGCAAAAAGAAGGCGAACGCCTCCTTTCAAAAATTTCCGATGATACTCATGTTATAGCGCTGGCGATCAAAGGGAAAATGAAATCATCTGAGGAGCTTGCAGCTGATCTGGACCGGCTTGCTACCTATGGAAAGAGCAAAGTGGCGTTTGTTATTGGCGGATCTCTTGGATTGAGTGATGATGTTTTGAAGAGAGCGAATGATACCCTGTCATTTTCGAAGATGACTTTTCCGCATCAGCTGATGAGGCTGATATTGGTTGAGCAGGTGTATCGGGCTTTTCGGATTAATCGGGGGGAGCCTTATCATAAATAG
- the dgt gene encoding dGTP triphosphohydrolase — translation METIIKWRDLLNENRHKDKYKDAEKIAKENREKEERKAIDLNMIHDHRNEFERDYDRIMNSSSLRRLQDKAQVFPLQASDFIRTRLTHSMEVSSIARSFGIWLEKWLIEVKEELGIEDYGKIPAILATAGLVHDLGNPPYGHYGEDVIKNWFNTYFQENEDIPLTQPQKNDFINFDGNAQGLRILTRLQFLNDQFGINFTYGTLSVLLKYPFDSSDDYAVENGKFGYFQQDIEIGTEIISQTVKIPGKRNPLTYFLEAADDIAYLGSDLEDGVKKKIVPWEKIFEEQIIEENVHGIYHAYKNDIDGLKEKHDKAKNQGFPDNLLTSVQNFKVWAQGQMIREIKEVFVENYEQIMNGEFGEEEFLKKTNNAHRLRKFLKNLLQEYIFPNKEVLSLELVGDSVLSDLLTMFVKHCIINETDDFENESKPKSGKLFRMISENFVFVHLINDDFNNPAKGKEIKALDLYSKLLLITDFISGMTDSYALDLHQKLKGVKMP, via the coding sequence TTGGAAACGATTATTAAGTGGAGAGACTTACTAAATGAAAATAGACATAAAGACAAATATAAAGATGCAGAAAAGATTGCAAAAGAAAACAGGGAAAAGGAAGAGAGAAAAGCAATTGATTTAAATATGATTCATGATCACAGAAATGAATTTGAACGTGATTATGATCGTATTATGAATTCTTCTTCTTTAAGAAGATTACAGGATAAGGCTCAGGTTTTCCCTCTTCAAGCAAGTGATTTTATAAGAACTAGACTTACCCATTCGATGGAAGTATCGTCGATAGCAAGGTCATTTGGTATTTGGCTTGAAAAATGGTTAATTGAAGTGAAAGAAGAATTGGGCATTGAGGATTATGGGAAAATCCCTGCTATTTTAGCAACTGCAGGATTAGTACATGATTTGGGTAATCCTCCTTATGGTCACTATGGAGAAGATGTTATAAAAAATTGGTTCAATACATATTTTCAAGAAAATGAGGATATTCCCTTAACACAGCCTCAAAAAAATGATTTCATTAACTTTGATGGAAATGCACAGGGGCTAAGAATCTTAACTAGACTACAGTTCTTAAATGATCAATTTGGAATTAATTTTACTTATGGTACATTATCTGTGCTTTTAAAGTATCCATTTGATTCCTCTGATGACTATGCTGTTGAGAATGGGAAATTCGGTTATTTTCAGCAGGATATAGAAATTGGAACAGAAATTATTAGCCAAACAGTTAAGATTCCCGGAAAAAGAAATCCTTTAACCTATTTTTTAGAAGCTGCAGACGATATTGCATATTTAGGTTCAGATCTGGAAGATGGGGTAAAAAAGAAAATAGTTCCTTGGGAAAAGATATTTGAAGAACAAATCATAGAAGAAAATGTACACGGAATTTATCATGCTTATAAAAATGATATTGATGGCTTAAAAGAAAAACATGATAAGGCAAAAAATCAGGGTTTTCCAGATAATTTACTAACAAGTGTCCAAAATTTTAAGGTCTGGGCGCAAGGACAAATGATCAGGGAAATTAAAGAGGTTTTTGTAGAAAATTATGAACAAATAATGAATGGTGAATTTGGTGAAGAAGAGTTTTTAAAGAAGACAAATAATGCACATCGTTTAAGAAAATTTCTAAAAAACTTACTTCAAGAATATATTTTTCCTAATAAAGAAGTTTTATCATTGGAGTTAGTTGGTGACTCAGTTTTATCGGACCTACTGACAATGTTCGTAAAACATTGTATAATTAACGAAACAGACGATTTTGAGAATGAATCGAAACCAAAATCGGGCAAGTTATTTAGGATGATATCGGAGAATTTTGTTTTTGTTCACTTAATAAATGACGATTTTAATAACCCCGCAAAGGGTAAAGAAATAAAAGCCTTAGATTTGTACTCAAAGTTATTATTGATTACAGACTTTATTTCAGGTATGACGGATTCTTACGCATTGGATTTACATCAAAAGCTAAAAGGTGTTAAAATGCCTTAA
- a CDS encoding abortive infection family protein, which yields MSVLSLIERTKLEKIMGMSSGYVLNFSNRTFQNFIIEHVNREIYEDKYAFEGDSKAKRLRAFWIIESNYIVSKLISALLEYWSMDNQLREITLEKKDQVLFEDCLKIAERLKHNSISEHIEDILQPESDDSDFELLTNTIRNNIEQNQPQVALDRLHTYAIKFVRKMCDKHGIEYDRDKPLQSIFGEYVKFLRNNDLFESEMTERILKSSISILDAFNGVRNHQSFAHDNKVLNYDESMLIFKNVTSTIAFIDSIEQRINKNSTNKNDDNSADIGWDDLPF from the coding sequence GTGTCTGTTTTATCATTAATAGAAAGAACTAAACTAGAGAAAATTATGGGGATGAGCAGTGGCTATGTTCTCAATTTTTCAAACCGTACTTTTCAAAATTTTATTATTGAGCATGTTAATAGAGAGATCTATGAAGACAAGTATGCATTTGAAGGTGACTCTAAAGCAAAAAGGCTGCGGGCATTTTGGATTATAGAATCGAATTACATTGTTTCGAAACTAATTTCTGCACTATTAGAATACTGGAGCATGGATAATCAACTTCGAGAAATCACCTTGGAAAAGAAAGATCAGGTTTTATTTGAAGATTGCTTAAAAATAGCAGAAAGATTAAAACATAATTCTATCTCTGAACATATAGAGGACATTTTACAACCAGAATCAGATGATTCCGATTTTGAACTTCTAACGAATACAATTAGAAATAATATAGAACAAAATCAACCTCAGGTAGCTTTAGATAGACTTCATACATATGCAATAAAATTCGTTAGGAAAATGTGCGATAAGCATGGAATTGAATATGACCGAGATAAGCCATTACAAAGCATTTTTGGTGAATATGTAAAATTTCTAAGAAATAATGATCTCTTTGAATCAGAAATGACAGAAAGAATTCTAAAATCTTCTATTTCTATTTTGGATGCATTCAATGGCGTTAGAAATCATCAAAGTTTTGCACATGATAACAAAGTATTAAATTATGATGAGAGTATGCTTATTTTTAAAAATGTAACAAGTACAATAGCGTTCATTGATTCAATAGAACAAAGGATAAATAAGAATTCAACTAATAAAAACGATGATAACTCAGCTGATATAGGTTGGGATGACTTGCCATTCTAA
- a CDS encoding endospore germination permease, which produces MQSLTKILIPRQLFTLLILSTGLLNHVILIPNLLTASGRDSWLSVLLCCPVALFFLWLVSYIVKNCPDEGFFSMVQNRFGKVFSALLSLPVVLFLFCSSYLTFKDLVLWLNAYFLADASLLLINIMLIIVCCAVTWAGIRSMAISSGFLLPLVMLFGIFIAITNTSVKEPQLLFPLLADGYEPVIKGGIYTLSGLLEIYLVILLQPFSQARIKFGQLLVLLIILIGLILGPLTAAIMEFGPTEAVTYRYPAYEQWRILKIGEYISHLDFFALYQWLSGAVIRIGLFMYLLGAFFTKKKHHYRLNAKLVMIMYLLLFAAIMIDVDTYTFSQVIYHYFLPACMAFFLIQILLSALLIFVIKKRDEKHGNDTRIDSSG; this is translated from the coding sequence ATGCAAAGTCTAACGAAAATCCTTATACCGAGACAGCTGTTTACGCTCCTTATTTTATCGACTGGTCTGCTTAATCACGTGATTCTCATCCCGAATCTGCTGACCGCTTCAGGAAGGGACAGCTGGTTGAGTGTCCTTTTGTGCTGTCCTGTGGCCTTATTCTTTTTATGGCTTGTTTCCTACATTGTTAAAAATTGTCCGGATGAAGGTTTTTTCAGCATGGTTCAAAACCGGTTTGGCAAGGTATTCTCCGCCCTTTTATCGCTTCCAGTCGTTCTTTTTTTGTTTTGCAGTTCGTATTTAACCTTTAAAGATCTTGTTTTATGGCTGAACGCTTATTTTCTCGCGGATGCTTCATTGTTATTGATCAATATCATGCTCATTATTGTCTGTTGTGCCGTTACTTGGGCCGGAATAAGATCGATGGCGATATCAAGCGGCTTTCTTCTCCCGCTTGTGATGCTTTTTGGCATTTTCATAGCCATTACAAACACCAGTGTGAAGGAGCCGCAGCTTCTGTTTCCTTTGCTTGCAGATGGCTATGAGCCTGTGATAAAAGGGGGAATCTACACCCTGTCAGGCCTGCTTGAAATCTATCTTGTCATCCTCCTGCAGCCATTCTCCCAGGCAAGGATTAAGTTTGGCCAGCTGCTTGTGCTTCTGATCATTCTGATTGGCTTGATTCTCGGTCCTCTTACTGCCGCCATTATGGAATTTGGTCCAACAGAAGCAGTCACCTACCGCTATCCGGCCTATGAACAGTGGCGTATCCTGAAGATTGGGGAATACATTTCCCATCTCGATTTTTTTGCTTTGTATCAGTGGCTGAGCGGGGCTGTCATCCGTATAGGCCTGTTCATGTATTTGCTTGGTGCGTTTTTTACAAAGAAAAAACACCATTACAGGCTGAATGCCAAGCTTGTCATGATCATGTATTTGCTCTTATTTGCCGCAATCATGATTGATGTGGATACCTATACCTTTTCTCAAGTCATTTATCATTACTTTTTGCCGGCATGCATGGCATTTTTTTTAATCCAGATACTACTATCAGCGCTACTCATATTTGTAATCAAAAAAAGGGATGAAAAGCATGGCAATGACACCAGAATCGACTCCTCAGGGTGA
- a CDS encoding spore germination protein, whose amino-acid sequence MAMTPESTPQGEVSTAQKAAGLKGKFSKSQDLVWKRHETDIGSFQLIYLDTLIDSHFMNQSILPKLGEVHEGTIEKTIKARFQAEDVTCQSAEELSQLLFEGNVLFLIEERLLSIQAGDFPKRQPEESSLETSIRGPKDGFVEDIRTNISLIRRRLNTTSLCLEKFTIGKRSNTKVALMYLGDVIDPNVLDEVRKRLNGVELDLLTSIYELESAIRDTPYSVFPTMDYTGRPDFIVQAMNQGRFALLVDGNPTVSYAPINLLLQTKSPEDTYINYAYVSLERIIRVIGITVSGFLPSIWIAFSAFNIEQIPYLLVATISVSRFGLPLSAPIEMFVILFLFELFNEAGVRLPRAIGQTVAVLGGLIVGDAAIRAGLTSPTMLVVAAITYISSFTLVNQSLSSAITIIRFGAIFLSTFLGLFGVVLGFILTVFYFSTLTSFGTPYFGSLAPISLKEGIKSFLRAPIQFYKSRTSSTSPNDSTRGDQS is encoded by the coding sequence ATGGCAATGACACCAGAATCGACTCCTCAGGGTGAGGTGAGCACGGCACAGAAAGCAGCGGGGCTTAAGGGGAAATTCTCGAAAAGTCAGGATCTTGTCTGGAAGCGGCACGAAACGGATATCGGCAGCTTCCAACTTATTTATCTGGATACCTTAATTGACAGCCATTTTATGAATCAATCGATCCTGCCGAAGCTTGGAGAGGTCCATGAAGGAACGATAGAAAAGACAATCAAGGCCCGATTTCAGGCGGAGGATGTTACCTGTCAGTCGGCAGAAGAACTGTCTCAGCTGCTATTTGAAGGGAATGTGCTGTTTCTGATTGAAGAGAGGCTTTTAAGCATCCAGGCAGGAGATTTCCCGAAACGCCAGCCGGAGGAATCGTCACTGGAGACATCCATTAGAGGCCCAAAGGATGGGTTTGTAGAGGATATCAGAACGAACATCTCCTTAATCAGAAGAAGGCTTAATACAACTTCCCTCTGCCTTGAGAAGTTTACAATCGGAAAAAGAAGCAATACAAAAGTGGCCCTCATGTACCTGGGGGATGTCATTGATCCAAACGTTCTCGATGAAGTTCGTAAACGATTGAATGGGGTTGAATTGGATCTTTTAACAAGTATTTATGAATTAGAATCCGCGATCCGGGATACTCCTTATTCCGTCTTTCCTACTATGGACTATACGGGGAGGCCGGATTTTATCGTACAGGCTATGAACCAGGGCAGATTTGCCCTTTTAGTCGATGGGAATCCTACAGTCTCCTATGCGCCGATCAATTTGCTGCTGCAGACGAAATCTCCTGAAGACACGTATATCAACTATGCTTATGTGTCATTGGAGAGAATCATCAGAGTCATAGGCATTACGGTATCCGGCTTTCTGCCGAGCATCTGGATTGCGTTCTCCGCCTTTAACATTGAGCAGATTCCCTATCTTCTTGTGGCCACCATCTCTGTCTCACGGTTCGGCCTGCCTTTATCGGCACCCATTGAAATGTTTGTCATTCTTTTTCTTTTTGAACTGTTTAATGAAGCAGGAGTGCGTCTTCCGCGTGCAATTGGACAGACGGTTGCCGTTCTCGGGGGCTTGATTGTGGGAGATGCTGCAATTAGAGCAGGCCTGACCTCGCCGACTATGCTTGTCGTTGCGGCCATCACCTATATTTCCTCCTTTACACTGGTGAATCAATCGCTTAGTTCTGCCATCACCATCATCAGATTTGGAGCAATCTTTCTTAGTACCTTCCTGGGATTGTTCGGTGTCGTGTTAGGGTTTATTCTAACTGTCTTTTATTTTTCTACCCTGACGTCCTTTGGCACGCCATACTTCGGTTCACTGGCTCCTATCAGTTTGAAAGAGGGCATCAAGTCATTCCTTAGGGCGCCGATCCAATTTTATAAATCACGAACGTCCTCCACCAGTCCAAACGATTCCACAAGGGGGGACCAGTCATAA
- a CDS encoding Ger(x)C family spore germination protein, which yields MGKAALFILSCFLFLTGCSGVKNIQDLTYIVAIGMDYDEAEEEYVVYLQGLNFANVAKQEGAKSVDPVPIFIATGRGETLNMAVSKLYGKSEPPLYFGHVSTLVLTNRLIQSKAGEILEEIGRNRSLRPTMRVFTTEEKIEDVFNLPALFNYPAVYTVLFKSKINQLAQNELKAITMMNFLRDYYEPMGTAKIPSVKIDEGSWKANQEYPVLYLNGFSAFQHQEYKKDIPLEHAVIINWLTEKGISIDQRVEEAGKLAAAVRLGEPKMKIKYDETAEKPAFSIEVSVSADLLEKIQKDLTLNSLKKQIEEDIKAKIESIYDEGVENKLDILNAGEKWYRKHPKPYQKLKENPVFYLDQESLTEVKVNVQILHFNSYKFKRSVDGEL from the coding sequence ATGGGCAAGGCTGCACTCTTTATTCTCAGCTGCTTCCTATTTCTTACAGGATGTTCAGGGGTAAAGAATATCCAGGATCTTACCTATATTGTGGCAATCGGGATGGACTATGATGAGGCAGAGGAAGAATATGTCGTATACCTTCAGGGGCTGAATTTTGCCAATGTCGCCAAGCAGGAGGGCGCGAAATCAGTGGATCCTGTCCCAATTTTTATCGCTACGGGAAGAGGAGAAACGCTGAATATGGCCGTAAGCAAGCTTTACGGAAAATCCGAACCGCCGCTTTACTTCGGGCATGTAAGTACGCTGGTGTTAACCAACCGTCTCATCCAAAGCAAGGCAGGCGAAATACTGGAGGAAATCGGAAGAAACCGTTCCCTTCGTCCTACCATGAGAGTATTTACAACAGAAGAGAAAATCGAGGATGTCTTCAATTTGCCGGCTCTTTTCAACTATCCTGCAGTTTACACCGTTCTTTTCAAATCGAAGATCAATCAATTGGCACAGAATGAATTAAAAGCGATTACGATGATGAATTTCCTTCGTGACTATTATGAGCCGATGGGTACGGCAAAAATTCCGTCTGTAAAAATTGATGAAGGCAGCTGGAAGGCCAATCAGGAATATCCGGTCTTATACCTCAATGGATTTTCCGCCTTTCAGCACCAGGAGTATAAAAAAGACATTCCTTTAGAGCATGCAGTCATCATAAATTGGCTAACGGAAAAGGGAATATCTATTGATCAGAGGGTCGAAGAGGCGGGTAAGCTTGCAGCTGCAGTCAGGCTTGGGGAGCCGAAGATGAAAATAAAGTACGATGAAACAGCAGAGAAACCAGCGTTCTCCATAGAAGTTTCCGTCAGTGCGGATCTCCTGGAAAAAATACAGAAGGACCTCACATTGAATTCTTTGAAAAAGCAGATAGAAGAAGATATAAAAGCAAAGATTGAATCCATCTACGATGAAGGCGTGGAAAACAAGCTGGATATCCTGAATGCAGGGGAGAAATGGTACAGAAAGCACCCGAAGCCCTATCAAAAATTAAAGGAAAACCCCGTCTTTTACCTTGATCAGGAATCTCTCACAGAGGTGAAGGTCAACGTTCAAATCCTGCATTTCAACAGCTATAAATTCAAACGGAGTGTAGACGGGGAATTATAA
- a CDS encoding 3-ketoacyl-ACP reductase: MASIKGKAALITGAGRGIGRSTAIALAKEGVNLGLLGLNPDNLEKVKTELQEYDIKVSIASGDVADLESVTQAVEHIKSELGSIDILINNAGIAQFGGFLELSPEEWEKIIRVNVMGVYNVTRAVLPEMIERKTGDIVNISSSAGQKGAPVTSAYSASKFAVLGLTESLMLEVRKHNIRVTALTPSTVATDLAYDANLINGDPERVMHPEDLAELLVSGLKLNRRVFVKTAGLWSTNP; encoded by the coding sequence ATGGCTTCAATAAAAGGAAAAGCAGCATTAATTACAGGAGCAGGAAGAGGCATTGGGCGATCGACTGCCATCGCTTTGGCTAAAGAAGGCGTAAACCTCGGGCTGCTGGGACTAAACCCGGACAACCTTGAAAAAGTGAAAACCGAATTACAGGAATACGATATCAAGGTTTCAATCGCATCTGGTGACGTTGCTGACCTTGAATCCGTCACACAGGCTGTCGAGCACATCAAATCCGAACTTGGATCCATCGACATTCTCATCAACAATGCAGGAATTGCTCAATTCGGCGGTTTTCTAGAGTTATCACCTGAAGAATGGGAAAAAATAATACGTGTAAATGTCATGGGCGTCTACAATGTCACACGTGCAGTTCTCCCTGAAATGATTGAAAGAAAAACAGGCGATATCGTGAATATCTCATCCTCTGCCGGTCAAAAAGGAGCACCTGTCACCAGCGCCTACAGCGCGTCAAAATTCGCAGTATTAGGGTTGACTGAATCCTTAATGCTGGAAGTACGCAAACACAATATCCGTGTGACAGCACTAACTCCAAGCACAGTAGCCACTGATTTAGCCTATGATGCCAACCTGATCAATGGAGATCCGGAAAGGGTCATGCATCCAGAGGACCTGGCCGAACTCCTTGTTTCCGGATTAAAACTAAACCGCAGAGTATTCGTAAAAACAGCTGGGTTATGGTCGACGAATCCATAA
- the hxlB gene encoding 6-phospho-3-hexuloisomerase encodes MQTSRFLAKIIEELSQSVQLISDEEAEKLLTGILGSKKVFVAGAGRSGFMAKSFAMRMMHMGIDAYVIGETVTPNFEKDDLLIIGSGSGETKSLVSLAQKATAIGGKIAAVTLFPDSTIGKLADITVTLPGSPKDQTESEYKTIQPMGSLFEQTLLLFYDAMILRFMEKKGLDTDKMYGKHANLE; translated from the coding sequence ATGCAGACATCACGCTTTTTAGCCAAAATAATAGAAGAGCTCAGCCAATCCGTACAGTTGATTTCTGATGAAGAAGCCGAAAAGCTGTTAACCGGCATCCTTGGCTCTAAAAAGGTCTTTGTTGCCGGAGCCGGGAGATCCGGCTTTATGGCCAAATCCTTTGCCATGCGGATGATGCATATGGGCATAGATGCATACGTCATAGGTGAAACAGTGACCCCAAATTTTGAAAAGGATGATCTTTTGATCATTGGTTCTGGATCTGGAGAAACAAAAAGTTTAGTATCCCTTGCACAAAAAGCCACTGCCATTGGCGGAAAAATAGCCGCGGTTACCTTATTTCCAGACTCGACCATCGGTAAACTTGCCGATATAACCGTCACCTTGCCCGGCTCACCCAAGGATCAAACAGAATCAGAGTATAAAACCATTCAGCCTATGGGCTCACTGTTTGAACAAACCCTTTTACTTTTTTATGATGCGATGATCTTGCGGTTCATGGAGAAAAAGGGACTAGATACCGATAAAATGTATGGCAAACACGCTAATTTGGAATAG
- the hxlA gene encoding 3-hexulose-6-phosphate synthase — MQLQLALDLVNIPEAIQLVREVEEHIDIVEIGTPVVINEGLRAVKEVKEAFPHLKVLADLKIMDAAGYEVMKASEAGADIVTILGAAEDMSIKGAVDEAKKQGKKILVDMIAVKDLAERAKQVDELGVDYICVHTGYDLQAVGKNSFEDLQTIKNVVKQAKTAIAGGIKLETLPEVIKAQPDLVIVGGGITGKEDKKAAAAQMQEMVKQGQQ, encoded by the coding sequence ATGCAATTACAGCTAGCATTAGACTTAGTGAATATCCCAGAAGCTATTCAACTAGTTAGAGAAGTAGAGGAACACATTGATATCGTAGAAATCGGAACTCCTGTCGTCATTAATGAGGGACTTCGCGCCGTAAAAGAAGTAAAAGAAGCATTTCCACACTTAAAAGTATTAGCAGATTTAAAAATTATGGATGCAGCGGGCTATGAAGTGATGAAGGCTTCTGAAGCCGGTGCAGATATTGTCACTATTCTTGGCGCTGCAGAGGACATGTCCATTAAAGGTGCTGTAGATGAAGCCAAAAAACAAGGAAAAAAAATCCTTGTAGACATGATTGCTGTAAAGGATCTTGCGGAACGCGCAAAGCAGGTTGATGAATTGGGTGTAGATTACATTTGTGTTCACACTGGTTATGATCTTCAGGCAGTCGGAAAAAATTCTTTCGAAGACCTTCAAACAATCAAAAATGTCGTTAAACAGGCAAAAACAGCCATTGCCGGCGGAATCAAGCTGGAAACATTGCCGGAAGTGATTAAGGCTCAGCCGGATCTTGTCATTGTCGGCGGGGGAATTACCGGTAAAGAAGATAAGAAAGCGGCAGCTGCCCAAATGCAGGAAATGGTGAAACAGGGGCAACAATAA
- a CDS encoding winged helix-turn-helix transcriptional regulator: MSRTQDKLFNCEKELTLSVIGGKWKMLILWHLGKEGTKRFGELKSLIPGITQRMLVNQLRELEEDLIVKREVYPVVPPKVEYSLTEQGETLMPILDSMYEWGKNYMGNVLGNEDLLRSKSIK, encoded by the coding sequence ATGTCCCGCACACAAGATAAATTGTTTAACTGTGAGAAAGAACTGACTCTGTCTGTCATCGGCGGAAAATGGAAAATGCTTATTCTTTGGCATTTGGGGAAAGAGGGCACGAAGCGATTTGGTGAATTGAAATCTCTTATACCCGGCATTACCCAAAGAATGTTAGTGAATCAGCTTAGGGAGCTTGAGGAAGATCTTATCGTTAAACGCGAGGTCTATCCTGTTGTTCCCCCGAAAGTGGAATATTCACTGACTGAACAAGGTGAAACACTTATGCCGATATTAGACTCCATGTACGAATGGGGTAAAAATTATATGGGGAATGTATTGGGAAATGAAGATTTGCTTCGATCAAAATCAATCAAGTAA
- a CDS encoding MFS transporter: MNTTELTKRHWLLILTLSLLTFVLGTSEFVIVGILTDISSSLGITNSQAGTLVSAFAITFAVATPLVMSATSHFSKRKWMLFLISAFIMLNALCIISSSYLVLLVLRMLTAIVTGVLISLAMMVASETMPAAKRSLAISFVFGGFTLANVVGVPLGTLIAGWFNWNATFMLTTLLGGIAFLAAFFVLPDLQKQARSSMRDQFSLLTHPRILMAFFIPSLGFGATYAVFTYLVPILKQMEAPGGSISLILFGYGFISIFSNILAGKIASRNAIGRLRFVFLIQALVLISLYWTTNQFTLGLINIGLMSLMAILLTTSTQLYLIDLAGIYQPKATGLAASLMPVASNVGIAFGSALGGIVYHQGELMNVTWVGGIVALAASLLTFLSYRLDQKQKETVSGEKLRTG, from the coding sequence ATGAACACTACAGAATTGACTAAGCGGCACTGGCTGCTTATTTTAACACTTTCACTCTTAACATTTGTCCTTGGCACGAGCGAATTTGTCATCGTCGGGATCCTGACCGACATTTCCTCGAGTCTTGGAATAACCAATTCACAGGCAGGCACACTTGTTTCCGCCTTTGCGATCACATTTGCCGTGGCCACACCGCTCGTCATGTCAGCAACAAGCCATTTTTCAAAGCGCAAATGGATGCTGTTTTTAATCAGTGCGTTCATCATGCTGAATGCGCTGTGCATTATTTCATCCAGCTATCTCGTGCTACTTGTGCTCAGAATGCTGACGGCCATTGTCACAGGGGTTCTCATTTCGCTTGCCATGATGGTTGCCAGTGAAACGATGCCGGCCGCAAAACGCAGCCTTGCCATCTCCTTTGTATTTGGCGGGTTTACCCTTGCAAACGTCGTTGGCGTCCCACTGGGCACGCTGATCGCCGGCTGGTTCAACTGGAATGCAACGTTTATGCTGACAACTCTTCTCGGAGGAATTGCCTTTTTAGCCGCTTTCTTCGTCTTGCCTGATCTTCAGAAGCAAGCCCGAAGTTCGATGCGTGATCAATTCTCATTATTGACGCACCCGAGAATCTTAATGGCCTTTTTCATCCCGTCTCTTGGATTTGGAGCAACATATGCGGTCTTCACGTATCTCGTCCCAATCCTGAAGCAGATGGAAGCGCCAGGCGGCTCCATCAGCCTGATTCTGTTCGGCTACGGATTCATCTCAATTTTCAGCAACATACTCGCCGGCAAAATCGCGAGCCGCAACGCTATCGGGCGACTCAGATTTGTTTTTCTCATCCAGGCCCTTGTCCTGATCAGTTTATACTGGACAACCAATCAGTTCACGCTCGGTTTAATTAATATCGGCCTCATGTCCCTGATGGCCATCCTGTTAACCACATCCACCCAGCTTTACCTAATCGACCTTGCCGGCATCTACCAGCCAAAAGCAACAGGCCTTGCCGCCTCCCTCATGCCTGTCGCAAGCAACGTCGGCATCGCATTCGGCTCCGCACTGGGCGGAATCGTCTACCATCAGGGAGAGCTGATGAATGTAACGTGGGTAGGAGGAATTGTTGCCCTCGCCGCAAGTCTATTGACGTTCCTTAGCTATCGGTTGGATCAGAAGCAAAAAGAAACGGTTAGCGGTGAGAAGCTGCGGACGGGTTGA